One Gadus morhua chromosome 1, gadMor3.0, whole genome shotgun sequence DNA segment encodes these proteins:
- the LOC115545806 gene encoding protein kinase C-binding protein 1 isoform X9, with the protein MEVSVPTKVPDPPGSAERVLVPQKRKVSSPTHSSNGHSPTDTSPSPMKKKKKPGAMSSHNKDQSELRHGPFYYAKQPALTTDPVDVVPQDGRNDFYCWLCHREGQVLCCELCPRVYHAKCLKLPAEPEGDWFCPECEKITVAECIETQSKAMTMLTIDQLSYLLKFALQKMKQPGTEPFHKPVALEQHPDYAEYIFHAMDLFTLEKVLNVKKKMYGCTEAFLADVKWILHNCIIYNGGNHKLTATAKVIVKICEHEMNEIEVCPECYLSSCQKRDNWFCEPCSPPHPLVWAKLKGFPFWPAKALREKDGQVDARFFGQHDRAWVPLNNCYLMSKEIPFSVKKTKSIFNSAMQEMEVYVENIRRKFGVFNYAPFRTPFTPNNQLQMLLDPSNPGAGTVKLEKPEKLRLNFDITISPKMLLGKSSAPSGMSRRISMTDMPRSPMSTNSSVHTGSDAEPDGNDKPPRNLPFHYSTGEESMDFSASPASSKIGPAGSATGSPKPFNPGLVPKQERTTGPGSILNLNLDRVKAEMDLKELSESVQQQQQQQQGAAVLPTPKRPIRSLDKTIESCKAQLGIDEISEDVYKGVEHSDSEDSDKSDSSDSEYPSDEEHKPKSSAHEDKEKAERRRPRSLGQGEGPEGGSDTGDKVTSDPLVPEKQGSNGQDRDPQDKPRAPGGQPPLDTTKAPEEGRSAALASSAEQDSDSERELVIDLGDENGGRDRKRPKKEPATSMAKMVKDPSAVKMEGKFPLSAVAASPAQEALNQKDSSQPPTMAAHSLVSAAASAQTTTAPVWSPPAPSPSSTSASTTSSTSTSVAAAPSAAKKQRPLLPKEAGQAVPRAVVWNPTSKFPTSFKKVHVQKVQSQQHQQPPQQPGEPAAVAAPAPVAAPLQAHSPSQSQQQNSSSSSRYQTRQSAKVKDPPHSTSTSSATPTTAGGASSTSSSAASSSSFLIGDLQIPTGSADVAADIAKYTSKMMDTIKGTMTEIYNDLSKSTSGNTIAEIRRLRIEIEKLQWLHQQELSEMKHNLELTMAEMRQSLEQERERLVAEVKKQTESEKQQAVDETKKKQWCANCRKEAIFYCCWNTSYCDYPCQQAHWPEHMKSCTQSGRPNSTAPQPEPETEPSSDPTAKPPTHPPATQTLPSAAGSIPDKNSSPRYLEKSKDSAAGVTVT; encoded by the exons ATGGAGGTGTCCGTGCCAACCAAAG TCCCTGACCCCCCAGGGTCAGCGGAACGGGTGCTGGTACCTCAGAAAAGGAAGGTGTCAAGTCCCACCCATTCCTCCAATGGCCACTCCCCGACCGACACCTCCCCAAGCcccatgaagaagaagaagaaacctgGAGCCATGAGCTCTCACAACAAAGACCAG TCAGAGCTAAGGCACGGCCCCTTTTACTATGCCAAGCAGCCGGCACTCACCACAGACCCTGTTGATGTTGTACCGCAGGACGGCAGGAACGACTTCTATTGCTGGCTGTGCCACCGCGAGGGTCAGGTGCTCTGCTGTGAGCTCTGCCCCCGGGTGTACCACGCCAAGTGCCTCAAACTGCCCGCCGAGCCTGAGGGCGATTGGTTCTGTCCAGAGTGTGAG AAAATAACCGTGGCAGAATGCATAGAGACCCAGAGCAAGGCCATGACCATGCTCACGATAGACCAGCTATCCTACCTGCTTAAGTTTGCCCTCCAGAAGATGAAACAGCCAGGG ACGGAGCCCTTCCATAAGCCTGTGGCTTTGGAACAGCACCCAGATTATGCAGAATACATCTTTCACGCAATGGACCTTTTCACCCTAGAGAAGGTACTT AATGTCAAAAAGAAGATGTATGGCTGTACTGAAGCCTTTCTGGCTGATGTGAAATGGATCTTACACAATTGTATAATTTATAATGGAG GTAATCACAAACTAACCGCAACAGCAAAGGTCATTGTTAAGATTTGTGAACATGAG ATGAATGAGATAGAGGTCTGTCCAGAGTGCTACCTGTCGTCCTGCCAAAAAAGGGATAACTGGTTCTGTGAGCCATGT AGCCCGCCCCACCCTCTGGTGTGGGCCAAGCTGAAGGGCTTCCCGTTCTGGCCGGCTAAAGCACTGCGGGAGAAGGACGGCCAGGTAGACGCACGCTTCTTCGGTCAACACGACAG GGCTTGGGTGCCGCTCAACAACTGCTACCTCATGTCCAAAGAAATCCCGTTCTCGGTGAAGAAGACCAAGAGCATCTTCAACAGCGCCATGCAGGAGATGGAGGTCTACGTGGAGAACATCCGCAGGAAATTCGGCGTCTTCAACTACGCGCCGTTCCGCACGCCCTTCACCCCCAACAACCAGCTGCAGATGCTGCTGGACCCGTCCAACCCCGGGGCGGGCACCGTGAAACTTGAGAAACCGGAAAAGCTGCGCCTCAACTTTGACATCACCATATCCCCCAAGATGCTCCTGGGCAAGAGCTCGGCGCCCAGCGGCATGAGCCGGCGAATCTCCATGACAGACATGCCGCGCTCCCCCATGAGCACCAACTCCTCCGTCCACACGGGGTCGGACGCGGAGCCGGACGGCAACGACAAGCCACCCCGGAACCTGCCGTTCCACTACAGCACGGGAGAGGAGTCCATGGACTTCAGCG CATCCCCCGCCTCGTCGAAGATAGGCCCAGCAGGCAGCGCGACGGGCAGCCCGAAGCCCTTCAACCCTGGGCTGGTGCCAAAGCAGGAGAGGACTACAGGCCCAGGGAGCATCCTTAATCTGAATCTGG ACCGGGTGAAGGCTGAGATGGATCTGAAGGAGCTGAGTGAGTCtgtgcagcagcaacagcaacagcagcagggtGCGGCGGTCCTACCCACACCGAAGAGACCAATCAGAAGCCTGGACAAGACCATAGAAAGCTGCAAGGCCCAACTGG GCATAGACGAGATATCGGAAGATGTCTACAAAGGTGTGGAACACAGTGACTCTGAGGATTCAGACAAATCCGACTCCAGCGACAGCGAGTACCCAAGCGATGAGGAGCACAAGCCCAAGAGCTCGGCCCACGAGGACAAGGAGAAAGCTGAGAGAAGGAGGCCAAGGTCCTTAGGCCAGGGGGAGGGCCCGGAGGGAGGGTCGGACACGGGGGATAAGGTCACCTCCGATCCCTTGGTCCCAGAGAAGCAGGGCAGCAACGGCCAGGATAGGGACCCCCAGGACAAGCCCAGGGCGCCCGGGGGTCAGCCCCCTCTGGATACAACCAAGGCCCCAGAGGAAGGGAGGTCGGCTGCCCTTGCGTCCTCGGCAGAGCAAGACTCTGATTCTGAAAGAGAGCTGGTGATCGACCTGGGTGATGAGAATGGAGGCCGCGATCGCAAGAGGCCCAAGAAAGAGCCTGCAACTTCTATGGCCAAAATGGTCAAAGATCCTTCTGCTGTCAAGATGGAAG GTAAATTTCCATTGTCTGCTGTAGCAGCTTCACCAGCACAGGAAGCTTTGAACCAAAAAGACTCCTCCCAGCCCCCCACAATGGCTGCCCACAGCCTAGTGTCTGCAGCGGCTTCCGCTCAGACCACCACAGCCCCTGTCtggagcccccccgccccctctccttcctccacttcggcgtccaccaccagcagcacctccacATCCGTCGCCGCCGCTCCTTCAGCTGCAAAGaaacagcgccctctgctgccCAAGGAGGCGGGTCAGGCTGTGCCCCGCGCGGTCGTGTGGAATCCCACGAGCAAGTTCCCCACCTCCTTCAAGAAGGTGCACGTGCAGAAAGTTCAGagccagcagcatcagcagccgccgcagcagccTGGGGAGCCGGCAGCGGTGGCGGCGCCGGCCCCGGTGGCGGCGCCGCTGCAGGCCCACAGCCCGTCACAGTCACAGCAGCAGAACTCCTCGTCCAGCAGCCGCTACCAGACCAGGCAGTCCGCTAAAG TGAAAGACCCCCCTCATAGCACTTCAACCTCGTCTGCTACGCCCACCACTGCTGGCGgggccagctccacctcctcctccgccgcctcctcctcctccttcctgatTGGAGACCTGCAGATCCCCACAGGCTCAGCTGACGTGGCCGCAGACATAGCCAAGTACACAAGCAAA ATGATGGACACAATAAAAGGGACAATGACGGAGATCTACAACGACCTTTCCAAAAGCACATCAGGAAACACAATCGCTGAG ATACGACGGTTACGGATAGAGATAGAGAAGCTGCAGTGGTTACATCAGCAAGAGCTGTCTGAGATGAAGCACAATCTGG AGCTGACTATGGCGGAGATGCGCCAGAGtctggagcaggagagggagcggCTGGTGGCCGAGGTGAAGAAACAGACGGAGTCGGAGAAGCAGCAGGCGGTGGACGAGACCAAGAAGAAACAATGGTGCGCCAACTGCAGGAAGGAGGCCATCTTCTACTGCTGCTGGAACACCAGCTACTGCGACTACCCCTGCCAGCAGGCCCACTGGCCGGAGCACATGAAGTCCTGCACTCAGTCAGGTCGGCCCAACT CCACAGCTCCACAGCCGGAACCCGAGACAGAGCCCAGCTCGGACCCTACGGCCAAGCCTCCGACTCACCCCCCCGCCACGCAGACACTTCCCTCCGCCGCTGGGTCGATACCAGACAAAAACTCCTCCCCCCGATATTTGGAAAAAAGCAAGGACAGTGCGGCTGGAGTTACTGTAACCTAA
- the LOC115545806 gene encoding protein kinase C-binding protein 1 isoform X5, which produces MHPQSLAEEEIKTESDVLEGMEVSVPTKVPDPPGSAERVLVPQKRKVSSPTHSSNGHSPTDTSPSPMKKKKKPGAMSSHNKDQSELRHGPFYYAKQPALTTDPVDVVPQDGRNDFYCWLCHREGQVLCCELCPRVYHAKCLKLPAEPEGDWFCPECEKITVAECIETQSKAMTMLTIDQLSYLLKFALQKMKQPGTEPFHKPVALEQHPDYAEYIFHAMDLFTLEKVLNVKKKMYGCTEAFLADVKWILHNCIIYNGGNHKLTATAKVIVKICEHEMNEIEVCPECYLSSCQKRDNWFCEPCSPPHPLVWAKLKGFPFWPAKALREKDGQVDARFFGQHDRAWVPLNNCYLMSKEIPFSVKKTKSIFNSAMQEMEVYVENIRRKFGVFNYAPFRTPFTPNNQLQMLLDPSNPGAGTVKLEKPEKLRLNFDITISPKMLLGKSSAPSGMSRRISMTDMPRSPMSTNSSVHTGSDAEPDGNDKPPRNLPFHYSTGEESMDFSASPASSKIGPAGSATGSPKPFNPGLVPKQERTTGPGSILNLNLDRVKAEMDLKELSESVQQQQQQQQGAAVLPTPKRPIRSLDKTIESCKAQLGIDEISEDVYKGVEHSDSEDSDKSDSSDSEYPSDEEHKPKSSAHEDKEKAERRRPRSLGQGEGPEGGSDTGDKVTSDPLVPEKQGSNGQDRDPQDKPRAPGGQPPLDTTKAPEEGRSAALASSAEQDSDSERELVIDLGDENGGRDRKRPKKEPATSMAKMVKDPSAVKMEGKFPLSAVAASPAQEALNQKDSSQPPTMAAHSLVSAAASAQTTTAPVWSPPAPSPSSTSASTTSSTSTSVAAAPSAAKKQRPLLPKEAGQAVPRAVVWNPTSKFPTSFKKVHVQKVQSQQHQQPPQQPGEPAAVAAPAPVAAPLQAHSPSQSQQQNSSSSSRYQTRQSAKVKDPPHSTSTSSATPTTAGGASSTSSSAASSSSFLIGDLQIPTGSADVAADIAKYTSKMMDTIKGTMTEIYNDLSKSTSGNTIAEIRRLRIEIEKLQWLHQQELSEMKHNLELTMAEMRQSLEQERERLVAEVKKQTESEKQQAVDETKKKQWCANCRKEAIFYCCWNTSYCDYPCQQAHWPEHMKSCTQSGRPNSTAPQPEPETEPSSDPTAKPPTHPPATQTLPSAAGSIPDKNSSPRYLEKSKDSAAGVTVT; this is translated from the exons ATGCATCCACAGAG CTTGGCTGAAGAGGAAATCAAGACTGAGTCCGATGTACTAGAAGGGATGGAGGTGTCCGTGCCAACCAAAG TCCCTGACCCCCCAGGGTCAGCGGAACGGGTGCTGGTACCTCAGAAAAGGAAGGTGTCAAGTCCCACCCATTCCTCCAATGGCCACTCCCCGACCGACACCTCCCCAAGCcccatgaagaagaagaagaaacctgGAGCCATGAGCTCTCACAACAAAGACCAG TCAGAGCTAAGGCACGGCCCCTTTTACTATGCCAAGCAGCCGGCACTCACCACAGACCCTGTTGATGTTGTACCGCAGGACGGCAGGAACGACTTCTATTGCTGGCTGTGCCACCGCGAGGGTCAGGTGCTCTGCTGTGAGCTCTGCCCCCGGGTGTACCACGCCAAGTGCCTCAAACTGCCCGCCGAGCCTGAGGGCGATTGGTTCTGTCCAGAGTGTGAG AAAATAACCGTGGCAGAATGCATAGAGACCCAGAGCAAGGCCATGACCATGCTCACGATAGACCAGCTATCCTACCTGCTTAAGTTTGCCCTCCAGAAGATGAAACAGCCAGGG ACGGAGCCCTTCCATAAGCCTGTGGCTTTGGAACAGCACCCAGATTATGCAGAATACATCTTTCACGCAATGGACCTTTTCACCCTAGAGAAGGTACTT AATGTCAAAAAGAAGATGTATGGCTGTACTGAAGCCTTTCTGGCTGATGTGAAATGGATCTTACACAATTGTATAATTTATAATGGAG GTAATCACAAACTAACCGCAACAGCAAAGGTCATTGTTAAGATTTGTGAACATGAG ATGAATGAGATAGAGGTCTGTCCAGAGTGCTACCTGTCGTCCTGCCAAAAAAGGGATAACTGGTTCTGTGAGCCATGT AGCCCGCCCCACCCTCTGGTGTGGGCCAAGCTGAAGGGCTTCCCGTTCTGGCCGGCTAAAGCACTGCGGGAGAAGGACGGCCAGGTAGACGCACGCTTCTTCGGTCAACACGACAG GGCTTGGGTGCCGCTCAACAACTGCTACCTCATGTCCAAAGAAATCCCGTTCTCGGTGAAGAAGACCAAGAGCATCTTCAACAGCGCCATGCAGGAGATGGAGGTCTACGTGGAGAACATCCGCAGGAAATTCGGCGTCTTCAACTACGCGCCGTTCCGCACGCCCTTCACCCCCAACAACCAGCTGCAGATGCTGCTGGACCCGTCCAACCCCGGGGCGGGCACCGTGAAACTTGAGAAACCGGAAAAGCTGCGCCTCAACTTTGACATCACCATATCCCCCAAGATGCTCCTGGGCAAGAGCTCGGCGCCCAGCGGCATGAGCCGGCGAATCTCCATGACAGACATGCCGCGCTCCCCCATGAGCACCAACTCCTCCGTCCACACGGGGTCGGACGCGGAGCCGGACGGCAACGACAAGCCACCCCGGAACCTGCCGTTCCACTACAGCACGGGAGAGGAGTCCATGGACTTCAGCG CATCCCCCGCCTCGTCGAAGATAGGCCCAGCAGGCAGCGCGACGGGCAGCCCGAAGCCCTTCAACCCTGGGCTGGTGCCAAAGCAGGAGAGGACTACAGGCCCAGGGAGCATCCTTAATCTGAATCTGG ACCGGGTGAAGGCTGAGATGGATCTGAAGGAGCTGAGTGAGTCtgtgcagcagcaacagcaacagcagcagggtGCGGCGGTCCTACCCACACCGAAGAGACCAATCAGAAGCCTGGACAAGACCATAGAAAGCTGCAAGGCCCAACTGG GCATAGACGAGATATCGGAAGATGTCTACAAAGGTGTGGAACACAGTGACTCTGAGGATTCAGACAAATCCGACTCCAGCGACAGCGAGTACCCAAGCGATGAGGAGCACAAGCCCAAGAGCTCGGCCCACGAGGACAAGGAGAAAGCTGAGAGAAGGAGGCCAAGGTCCTTAGGCCAGGGGGAGGGCCCGGAGGGAGGGTCGGACACGGGGGATAAGGTCACCTCCGATCCCTTGGTCCCAGAGAAGCAGGGCAGCAACGGCCAGGATAGGGACCCCCAGGACAAGCCCAGGGCGCCCGGGGGTCAGCCCCCTCTGGATACAACCAAGGCCCCAGAGGAAGGGAGGTCGGCTGCCCTTGCGTCCTCGGCAGAGCAAGACTCTGATTCTGAAAGAGAGCTGGTGATCGACCTGGGTGATGAGAATGGAGGCCGCGATCGCAAGAGGCCCAAGAAAGAGCCTGCAACTTCTATGGCCAAAATGGTCAAAGATCCTTCTGCTGTCAAGATGGAAG GTAAATTTCCATTGTCTGCTGTAGCAGCTTCACCAGCACAGGAAGCTTTGAACCAAAAAGACTCCTCCCAGCCCCCCACAATGGCTGCCCACAGCCTAGTGTCTGCAGCGGCTTCCGCTCAGACCACCACAGCCCCTGTCtggagcccccccgccccctctccttcctccacttcggcgtccaccaccagcagcacctccacATCCGTCGCCGCCGCTCCTTCAGCTGCAAAGaaacagcgccctctgctgccCAAGGAGGCGGGTCAGGCTGTGCCCCGCGCGGTCGTGTGGAATCCCACGAGCAAGTTCCCCACCTCCTTCAAGAAGGTGCACGTGCAGAAAGTTCAGagccagcagcatcagcagccgccgcagcagccTGGGGAGCCGGCAGCGGTGGCGGCGCCGGCCCCGGTGGCGGCGCCGCTGCAGGCCCACAGCCCGTCACAGTCACAGCAGCAGAACTCCTCGTCCAGCAGCCGCTACCAGACCAGGCAGTCCGCTAAAG TGAAAGACCCCCCTCATAGCACTTCAACCTCGTCTGCTACGCCCACCACTGCTGGCGgggccagctccacctcctcctccgccgcctcctcctcctccttcctgatTGGAGACCTGCAGATCCCCACAGGCTCAGCTGACGTGGCCGCAGACATAGCCAAGTACACAAGCAAA ATGATGGACACAATAAAAGGGACAATGACGGAGATCTACAACGACCTTTCCAAAAGCACATCAGGAAACACAATCGCTGAG ATACGACGGTTACGGATAGAGATAGAGAAGCTGCAGTGGTTACATCAGCAAGAGCTGTCTGAGATGAAGCACAATCTGG AGCTGACTATGGCGGAGATGCGCCAGAGtctggagcaggagagggagcggCTGGTGGCCGAGGTGAAGAAACAGACGGAGTCGGAGAAGCAGCAGGCGGTGGACGAGACCAAGAAGAAACAATGGTGCGCCAACTGCAGGAAGGAGGCCATCTTCTACTGCTGCTGGAACACCAGCTACTGCGACTACCCCTGCCAGCAGGCCCACTGGCCGGAGCACATGAAGTCCTGCACTCAGTCAGGTCGGCCCAACT CCACAGCTCCACAGCCGGAACCCGAGACAGAGCCCAGCTCGGACCCTACGGCCAAGCCTCCGACTCACCCCCCCGCCACGCAGACACTTCCCTCCGCCGCTGGGTCGATACCAGACAAAAACTCCTCCCCCCGATATTTGGAAAAAAGCAAGGACAGTGCGGCTGGAGTTACTGTAACCTAA
- the LOC115545806 gene encoding protein kinase C-binding protein 1 isoform X6 has translation MHPQSLAEEEIKTESDVLEGMEVSVPTKVPDPPGSAERVLVPQKRKVSSPTHSSNGHSPTDTSPSPMKKKKKPGAMSSHNKDQSELRHGPFYYAKQPALTTDPVDVVPQDGRNDFYCWLCHREGQVLCCELCPRVYHAKCLKLPAEPEGDWFCPECEKITVAECIETQSKAMTMLTIDQLSYLLKFALQKMKQPGTEPFHKPVALEQHPDYAEYIFHAMDLFTLEKNVKKKMYGCTEAFLADVKWILHNCIIYNGGNHKLTATAKVIVKICEHEMNEIEVCPECYLSSCQKRDNWFCEPCSPPHPLVWAKLKGFPFWPAKALREKDGQVDARFFGQHDRAWVPLNNCYLMSKEIPFSVKKTKSIFNSAMQEMEVYVENIRRKFGVFNYAPFRTPFTPNNQLQMLLDPSNPGAGTVKLEKPEKLRLNFDITISPKMLLGKSSAPSGMSRRISMTDMPRSPMSTNSSVHTGSDAEPDGNDKPPRNLPFHYSTGEESMDFSASPASSKIGPAGSATGSPKPFNPGLVPKQERTTGPGSILNLNLDRVKAEMDLKELSESVQQQQQQQQGAAVLPTPKRPIRSLDKTIESCKAQLGIDEISEDVYKGVEHSDSEDSDKSDSSDSEYPSDEEHKPKSSAHEDKEKAERRRPRSLGQGEGPEGGSDTGDKVTSDPLVPEKQGSNGQDRDPQDKPRAPGGQPPLDTTKAPEEGRSAALASSAEQDSDSERELVIDLGDENGGRDRKRPKKEPATSMAKMVKDPSAVKMEGKFPLSAVAASPAQEALNQKDSSQPPTMAAHSLVSAAASAQTTTAPVWSPPAPSPSSTSASTTSSTSTSVAAAPSAAKKQRPLLPKEAGQAVPRAVVWNPTSKFPTSFKKVHVQKVQSQQHQQPPQQPGEPAAVAAPAPVAAPLQAHSPSQSQQQNSSSSSRYQTRQSAKVKDPPHSTSTSSATPTTAGGASSTSSSAASSSSFLIGDLQIPTGSADVAADIAKYTSKMMDTIKGTMTEIYNDLSKSTSGNTIAEIRRLRIEIEKLQWLHQQELSEMKHNLELTMAEMRQSLEQERERLVAEVKKQTESEKQQAVDETKKKQWCANCRKEAIFYCCWNTSYCDYPCQQAHWPEHMKSCTQSGRPNSTAPQPEPETEPSSDPTAKPPTHPPATQTLPSAAGSIPDKNSSPRYLEKSKDSAAGVTVT, from the exons ATGCATCCACAGAG CTTGGCTGAAGAGGAAATCAAGACTGAGTCCGATGTACTAGAAGGGATGGAGGTGTCCGTGCCAACCAAAG TCCCTGACCCCCCAGGGTCAGCGGAACGGGTGCTGGTACCTCAGAAAAGGAAGGTGTCAAGTCCCACCCATTCCTCCAATGGCCACTCCCCGACCGACACCTCCCCAAGCcccatgaagaagaagaagaaacctgGAGCCATGAGCTCTCACAACAAAGACCAG TCAGAGCTAAGGCACGGCCCCTTTTACTATGCCAAGCAGCCGGCACTCACCACAGACCCTGTTGATGTTGTACCGCAGGACGGCAGGAACGACTTCTATTGCTGGCTGTGCCACCGCGAGGGTCAGGTGCTCTGCTGTGAGCTCTGCCCCCGGGTGTACCACGCCAAGTGCCTCAAACTGCCCGCCGAGCCTGAGGGCGATTGGTTCTGTCCAGAGTGTGAG AAAATAACCGTGGCAGAATGCATAGAGACCCAGAGCAAGGCCATGACCATGCTCACGATAGACCAGCTATCCTACCTGCTTAAGTTTGCCCTCCAGAAGATGAAACAGCCAGGG ACGGAGCCCTTCCATAAGCCTGTGGCTTTGGAACAGCACCCAGATTATGCAGAATACATCTTTCACGCAATGGACCTTTTCACCCTAGAGAAG AATGTCAAAAAGAAGATGTATGGCTGTACTGAAGCCTTTCTGGCTGATGTGAAATGGATCTTACACAATTGTATAATTTATAATGGAG GTAATCACAAACTAACCGCAACAGCAAAGGTCATTGTTAAGATTTGTGAACATGAG ATGAATGAGATAGAGGTCTGTCCAGAGTGCTACCTGTCGTCCTGCCAAAAAAGGGATAACTGGTTCTGTGAGCCATGT AGCCCGCCCCACCCTCTGGTGTGGGCCAAGCTGAAGGGCTTCCCGTTCTGGCCGGCTAAAGCACTGCGGGAGAAGGACGGCCAGGTAGACGCACGCTTCTTCGGTCAACACGACAG GGCTTGGGTGCCGCTCAACAACTGCTACCTCATGTCCAAAGAAATCCCGTTCTCGGTGAAGAAGACCAAGAGCATCTTCAACAGCGCCATGCAGGAGATGGAGGTCTACGTGGAGAACATCCGCAGGAAATTCGGCGTCTTCAACTACGCGCCGTTCCGCACGCCCTTCACCCCCAACAACCAGCTGCAGATGCTGCTGGACCCGTCCAACCCCGGGGCGGGCACCGTGAAACTTGAGAAACCGGAAAAGCTGCGCCTCAACTTTGACATCACCATATCCCCCAAGATGCTCCTGGGCAAGAGCTCGGCGCCCAGCGGCATGAGCCGGCGAATCTCCATGACAGACATGCCGCGCTCCCCCATGAGCACCAACTCCTCCGTCCACACGGGGTCGGACGCGGAGCCGGACGGCAACGACAAGCCACCCCGGAACCTGCCGTTCCACTACAGCACGGGAGAGGAGTCCATGGACTTCAGCG CATCCCCCGCCTCGTCGAAGATAGGCCCAGCAGGCAGCGCGACGGGCAGCCCGAAGCCCTTCAACCCTGGGCTGGTGCCAAAGCAGGAGAGGACTACAGGCCCAGGGAGCATCCTTAATCTGAATCTGG ACCGGGTGAAGGCTGAGATGGATCTGAAGGAGCTGAGTGAGTCtgtgcagcagcaacagcaacagcagcagggtGCGGCGGTCCTACCCACACCGAAGAGACCAATCAGAAGCCTGGACAAGACCATAGAAAGCTGCAAGGCCCAACTGG GCATAGACGAGATATCGGAAGATGTCTACAAAGGTGTGGAACACAGTGACTCTGAGGATTCAGACAAATCCGACTCCAGCGACAGCGAGTACCCAAGCGATGAGGAGCACAAGCCCAAGAGCTCGGCCCACGAGGACAAGGAGAAAGCTGAGAGAAGGAGGCCAAGGTCCTTAGGCCAGGGGGAGGGCCCGGAGGGAGGGTCGGACACGGGGGATAAGGTCACCTCCGATCCCTTGGTCCCAGAGAAGCAGGGCAGCAACGGCCAGGATAGGGACCCCCAGGACAAGCCCAGGGCGCCCGGGGGTCAGCCCCCTCTGGATACAACCAAGGCCCCAGAGGAAGGGAGGTCGGCTGCCCTTGCGTCCTCGGCAGAGCAAGACTCTGATTCTGAAAGAGAGCTGGTGATCGACCTGGGTGATGAGAATGGAGGCCGCGATCGCAAGAGGCCCAAGAAAGAGCCTGCAACTTCTATGGCCAAAATGGTCAAAGATCCTTCTGCTGTCAAGATGGAAG GTAAATTTCCATTGTCTGCTGTAGCAGCTTCACCAGCACAGGAAGCTTTGAACCAAAAAGACTCCTCCCAGCCCCCCACAATGGCTGCCCACAGCCTAGTGTCTGCAGCGGCTTCCGCTCAGACCACCACAGCCCCTGTCtggagcccccccgccccctctccttcctccacttcggcgtccaccaccagcagcacctccacATCCGTCGCCGCCGCTCCTTCAGCTGCAAAGaaacagcgccctctgctgccCAAGGAGGCGGGTCAGGCTGTGCCCCGCGCGGTCGTGTGGAATCCCACGAGCAAGTTCCCCACCTCCTTCAAGAAGGTGCACGTGCAGAAAGTTCAGagccagcagcatcagcagccgccgcagcagccTGGGGAGCCGGCAGCGGTGGCGGCGCCGGCCCCGGTGGCGGCGCCGCTGCAGGCCCACAGCCCGTCACAGTCACAGCAGCAGAACTCCTCGTCCAGCAGCCGCTACCAGACCAGGCAGTCCGCTAAAG TGAAAGACCCCCCTCATAGCACTTCAACCTCGTCTGCTACGCCCACCACTGCTGGCGgggccagctccacctcctcctccgccgcctcctcctcctccttcctgatTGGAGACCTGCAGATCCCCACAGGCTCAGCTGACGTGGCCGCAGACATAGCCAAGTACACAAGCAAA ATGATGGACACAATAAAAGGGACAATGACGGAGATCTACAACGACCTTTCCAAAAGCACATCAGGAAACACAATCGCTGAG ATACGACGGTTACGGATAGAGATAGAGAAGCTGCAGTGGTTACATCAGCAAGAGCTGTCTGAGATGAAGCACAATCTGG AGCTGACTATGGCGGAGATGCGCCAGAGtctggagcaggagagggagcggCTGGTGGCCGAGGTGAAGAAACAGACGGAGTCGGAGAAGCAGCAGGCGGTGGACGAGACCAAGAAGAAACAATGGTGCGCCAACTGCAGGAAGGAGGCCATCTTCTACTGCTGCTGGAACACCAGCTACTGCGACTACCCCTGCCAGCAGGCCCACTGGCCGGAGCACATGAAGTCCTGCACTCAGTCAGGTCGGCCCAACT CCACAGCTCCACAGCCGGAACCCGAGACAGAGCCCAGCTCGGACCCTACGGCCAAGCCTCCGACTCACCCCCCCGCCACGCAGACACTTCCCTCCGCCGCTGGGTCGATACCAGACAAAAACTCCTCCCCCCGATATTTGGAAAAAAGCAAGGACAGTGCGGCTGGAGTTACTGTAACCTAA